The Chryseobacterium shigense genomic sequence AAAAATACAGGCGCTACAAGTGGAAAAACTTGGATGATAACGCACATGACAGATACCAATGTGAATCAGTCAAATAATGGACAGGTCATTTATTCCGGAAACAACGGAGATACCACTAAAACTACTATAGTTGGTAATTTTATATTCAGATTTAGTGGAGGTTCTCCATCAGCTGTCACTCCTCAGATCGCGATGATTAATACTCCCGGAACTACTGTTAATGTAAATGTGGGCGTTAACCAGCTCTATTCGTTAGATGGCTTTGAATATGCGAACAATGCTCTCTCTTTTACTGCTGCAAACTATTCGACTTTCAGAGATATTCCGGCAAGTGGTGTTAGTTTGGCTCCAAATGAATTAAATATCATACACCTCATAGATACAACAAATGGCAAATATTACAGGGTAACGTTTTATGTATCAGGAAGCAGTGCCCCTTATACTTTCGCATTGATTGCTGAGAAATTCTAATCCTAAATAACAAACGACTACTGATGAGAAATAAATTTTTGCAACCGACATTCTTTTCTGTTGAAGTATGCTTTTAGTTAGATGAGACGAAATGATATAATGCCTTAATTTCGAGGAGGCAGTTTTAGAATTTAGTAAAGATCAATATTATGATAAATTTCAAAGACATTCATATAGGTAGTCTTATTAAAAAGCGCATGCTGGAATCTGAAATTAATATGGAAAGGGCCTGCAACTTTCTTAATTACGGAGAGGAATACATAATGGATATGTTTAAGCAAAAAGACTTAGATACCAGAGTTTTGCTCAAATGGTCTAAACTGTTGAAATATGATTTTTTCAGGTTATACTCTCAGCATCTTATTTTGTATTCCCCACCTCGAGCTATAGAT encodes the following:
- a CDS encoding transposase, with the translated sequence MINFKDIHIGSLIKKRMLESEINMERACNFLNYGEEYIMDMFKQKDLDTRVLLKWSKLLKYDFFRLYSQHLILYSPPRAIDQQKKQSLPQFRKNLYTKEIIDFVLELIEAETKSIDQVIEEYKIPKTTLYNWMKKYNNYVDEKENPT